The Pseudomonas sp. B21-023 genomic interval CACCGCCCGTGGCGCGTGGGTGGGCGTGCAGCGCCACTTCCGCGAGCGCGGCATCAACGTGCAGGAAGACCCGATTACCGTGGTCGGTGTCGGCGACATGGCCGGCGACGTGTTCGGCAACGGCCTGCTGATGTCCGACAAGCTGCAACTGGTGGCGGCGTTCAACCACCTGCACATCTTCATCGACCCGAACCCGGACCCGGCCACCAGCTTCGCCGAGCGCAAGCGCCTGTTCGACCTGCCGCGCTCGGCCTGGAGCGACTACGACACCGGCATCATGTCCGAAGGCGGCGGGATCTTCCCGCGTAGCGCCAAGAGCATCGCCATCAGCCCGCAGATGAAGGAACGCTTCGCCATCGAGGCCGACCGTCTGACCCCGACCGAACTGCTGCATGCACTGCTGCAGGCGCCGGTGGACCTACTGTGGAACGGTGGTATCGGCACCTACGTCAAGGCCAGCAGCGAAAGCCACGCCGATGTCGGCGACAAGGCCAACGACGCCCTGCGCGTCAACGGCAACGAGCTGCGCTGCAAGGTGGTGGGCGAGGGCGGCAACCTGGGCATGACCCAGCTCGGCCGTGTCGAGTTCGGTCTCAATGGCGGCGCCACCAACACCGACTTCATCGACAACGCCGGTGGCGTCGACTGCTCCGACCACGAGGTCAACATCAAGATCCTGCTCAACGAAGTGGTGCAGGGTGGCGACATGACCGAGAAGCAGCGCAACCAGCTGCTGGGCAGCATGACCGACGAAGTCGCCGGGCTGGTGCTGGGCAACAACTACAAGCAGACGCAAGCGCTGTCGCTGGCGGCACGCCGTGCCCGCGAGCGCATCGCCGAGTACAAGCGCCTGATGGCTGACCTGGAAGCACGTGGCAAGCTGGACCGCGCCATCGAGTTCCTGCCCAGCGAGGAGCAGTTGGCCGAACGCCTGGCGGCCGGGCAGGGCCTGACCCGCGCCGAGCTGTCGGTGCTGATCTCGTACAGCAAGATCGACCTCAAGGAGCAACTGCTCAAGTCGCTGGTGCCGGACGACGACTACCTGACCCGCGACATGGAGACCGCGTTCCCGCCGTCGCTGGTCAGCAAGTTCGCCGACTCCATGCGTCGCCACCGCCTCAAGCGCGAGATCGTCAGCACCCAGATCGCCAACGACCTGGTCAACAACATGGGCATCACCTTCGTGCAGCGCCTGAAGGAGTCCACCGGCATGAGCCCGGCCAACGTGGCGGGCGCCTACGTGATCGTGCGCGACATCTTCCACCTGCCGCACTGGTTCCGCCAGATCGAGGCCCTGGACTACCAAGTCCCGGCCGAGATTCAGCTGACCCTGATGGACGAACTGATGCGTCTGGGCCGTCGGGCCACCCGCTGGTTCCTGCGCAGCCGCCGCAACGAGCAGGATGCCGGGCGTGATGTGGCTCACTTCGGGCCGAAGATCGCCCAGTTGGGGCTGAAACTCGACGAACTGCTGGAGGGGCCGACCCGCGAGCGCTGGATGAACCGCTACCAGGGCTTCGTCGACGCCGGGGTACCGGAGTTGTTGGCGCGCATGGTCGCTGGCACCACGCACCTGTACACCCTGCTGCCGATCATCGAGGCCTCGGATGTCACCGGGCACGATCCGGCGCAGGTGGCCAAGGCGTTCTTCGCGGTGGGCAGCTCGCTGGACCTGACCTGGTACCTGCAGGAGATCAGCAACCTGCCGGTGGAGAACAACTGGCAGGCCCTGGCCCGCGAGGCGTTCCGCGACGACATCGACCTGCAGCAGCGGGCGATCACCATCTCCGTGCTGCAGATGGCCGACGCGCCGGAAGACATGGACGCCCGCGTGGCCCTGTGGTGCGAGCAGCACCGGGTGATGGTCGAGCGCTGGCGCGCCATGCTCGACGACCTGCGCAACGCCACTGGCACCGACTATGCGATGTACGCGGTGGCCAACCGCGAGCTGGTCGACCTGGCGCTGAGCGGTCAGGCGGCGGTGATTCCGTCCTGAGCCTTGCGCTGAAGTGAAAAAAGCCCCGGCAGCGATGCCGGGGCTTTTTCATGGGGCGTGCGCGGAGTTTGTGGTGGTGCGCGAATCGAGCGCCGCCCGCGCGGTCTCACTGGCGATAAAAATCTTGTGACGAGCCCCTCGCGTTACTTGAACCGCCGCTCCACCCCTTTCTCCACCAGGATCTTCGCCGAAATCTCCTCCACCGAAAAATGCGTGGAATTGATGTTGGGAATGTTCTCCCGACGGAACAGGTTCTCCACTTCGCGCACCTCGAACTCGCACTGGGCGAAGCTTGCGTAGCGGCTGTTGGGCTTGCGTTCGTGGCGGATCGCGGTCAGGCGGTCGGGGTCGATGGTCAGGCCGAACAGCTTGTTGTGGTGCTTCTTGAGCACCGCCGGCAACTGCAGGCGCTCCATGTCGTCCTCGGTCAGCGGGTAGTTGGCGGCGCGAATGCCGAACTGCATGGCCATGTACAGGCAGGTCGGGGTCTTGCCGCAGCGCGACACGCCCACCAGGATCAGGTCGGCCTTGTCGTAGTAGTGGGTGCGTGCGCCGTCGTCATTGTCCAGGGCGAAGTTGACCGCCTCGATGCGCTCCATGTAGTTGGAATTGCCGCCGATCGAGTGGGACTTGCCCACGGAATACGACGAATGGGCGGTCAATTCCTGCTCGAGCGGGGATAAAAACGTCGAGAAGATGTCGATCATGAAGCCATTGGAGGTGGCCATGACCTCACGGATGTCCTGGTTGACGATGGTGTCGAAAATGATCGGACGCACCCCGTCGCGCTCGGCCGCGGCGTTGATTTGCTGGACCATGGCCCGCGCCTTTTCCAGCGTGTCGATGTAGGGGCGCGTGAATTTATTGAACGGAATGCTCTCGAATTGTGCGAGCAGGCTCTGGCCCAGCGTTTCTGCAGTGATGCCGGTACCGTCGGAGATGAAGAACGCGGTTCGTTTCATTTGCACCTGGGGGCCTTAAGCTGCCGAAGATTTCTGGATATGATAGGTTCGGTTTGCCGAACGCGGTTGCACGGCATTCTCACTTATTTTCCAGGTCCAGGCCACAAGCGTCCGGCCCAGTCATTCAGGCAGGCGGGCGCCCTTGAGCTTTTCCAATACAGTTAGTGGAGAGATCACCTTGGTAGAGTACGTAGTTTCCCTCGATAAGCTCGGCGTCCATGATGTGGAGCATGTGGGGGGCAAGAACGCATCCCTGGGCGAGATGATCAGTAACCTCGCAGGTGCCGGTGTCTCGGTGCCGGGCGGCTTTGCCACTACGGCTCAGGCGTACCGCGATTTTCTCGAGCAAAGTGGCCTCAACGACCGCATTCATGCGGCGCTCGACGCGCTGGATGTCGACGATGTCAACGCCCTGGCCAAGACCGGCGCGCAGATCCGCCAGTGGGTGATGGAAGCCGATTTCCCGGCGCGTCTCGATTCGGAAATCCGAACCGCCTTCGCCGAAATGTCCCAGGGCAATGACAACATGGCCGTGGCCGTGCGTTCCTCGGCCACCGCCGAAGACCTGCCGGACGCCTCCTTCGCCGGCCAGCAGGAGACCTTCCTCAACATCCGTGGCGTCGATAACGTGATCCGCGCGGCCAAGGAAGTGTTCGCCTCGCTGTTCAACGACCGGGCCATTTCCTACCGCGTGCACCAGGGCTTCGACCACAAGCTGGTCGCCCTGTCCGCTGGCGTGCA includes:
- a CDS encoding pyruvate, water dikinase regulatory protein, translating into MKRTAFFISDGTGITAETLGQSLLAQFESIPFNKFTRPYIDTLEKARAMVQQINAAAERDGVRPIIFDTIVNQDIREVMATSNGFMIDIFSTFLSPLEQELTAHSSYSVGKSHSIGGNSNYMERIEAVNFALDNDDGARTHYYDKADLILVGVSRCGKTPTCLYMAMQFGIRAANYPLTEDDMERLQLPAVLKKHHNKLFGLTIDPDRLTAIRHERKPNSRYASFAQCEFEVREVENLFRRENIPNINSTHFSVEEISAKILVEKGVERRFK